One region of Glycine max cultivar Williams 82 chromosome 9, Glycine_max_v4.0, whole genome shotgun sequence genomic DNA includes:
- the LOC100775928 gene encoding probable prolyl 4-hydroxylase 12 isoform X2 gives MTSISLLHALFVFFFLIATSLTESRKELRSKQETALQMLEHSIHYSNRINPSRVVQISWQPRVFLYKGFLSDKECDYLVSLAYAVKEKSSGNGGFSEGVETFLDIEDDILARIEERLSLWAFLPKEYSKPLQVMHYGPEPNGRNLDYFTNKTQLELSGPLMATIVLYLSNAATQGGQILFPESVPRSSSWSSCSNSSNILQPVKGNAILFFSLHPSASPDKNSFHARCPVLEGNMWSAIKYFYAKPISSGEVSAISDGGECTDEDDNCPAWAAMGECQRNPVFMIGSPDYYGTCRKSCNAC, from the exons ATGACTTCTATCTCCCTTCTTCACGCCCTGTTCGTGTTCTTCTTCCTAATTGCCACTTCTCTTACGGAAAG TAGGAAGGAATTAAGGAGCAAGCAGGAAACTGCATTACAAATGTTAGAGCACTCAATTCATTATTCCAACAGAATTAATCCATCACGTGTTGTCCAAATCTCCTGGCAACCAAG GGTTTTTCTGTACAAAGGGTTTTTGTCGGACAAGGAGTGTGACTACCTTGTTTCTTTG GCATATGCTGTGAAAGAAAAATCCTCAGGGAATGGTGGCTTTTCAGAGGGGGTTGAAACTTTCTTGGATATCGAA GATGATATTCTTGCAAGAATTGAAGAAAGACTTTCACTTTGGGCTTTCCTTCCTAAAG AGTACAGCAAGCCTTTGCAGGTCATGCATTATGGGCCTGAGCCGAATGGTCGGAACTTAGATTATTTTACAAACAAAACCCAATTAGAATTAAGTGGACCTTTAATGGCAACAATTGTTCTATATCTCTCAAATGCTGCTACTCAAGGGGGTCAAATTCTCTTTCCTGAATCAGTT CCCAGGAGTAGCAGCTGGTCAAGTTGTAGTAATAGCAGCAACATTCTCCAACCAGTAAAAGGGAATGCAATTctgtttttctctcttcaccCGAGTGCTTCTCCTGACAAGAATAGCTTCCATGCTAGATGCCCTGTCCTTGAGGGTAATATGTGGTCTGCAATTAAATACTTCTATGCAAAACCAATTAGTAGTGGCGAAGTCTCAGCCATTTCAGATGGTGGTGAATGCACTGATGAGGATGACAATTGTCCCGCTTGGGCAGCCATGGGAGAATGTCAAAGAAACCCTGTGTTCATGATTGGATCTCCTGATTATTATGGTACATGTAGGAAAAGTTGTAATGCATGCTGA
- the LOC100776475 gene encoding uncharacterized protein isoform X1 yields MSILCGLPLVECVYCLACARWAWKRCLHTAGHDSENWGFATAEEFEPIPRLCRYILAVYEDDLRHPLWAPPGGYGISPDLLLLKKTYEDTRGRAPPYVLYLDHEHEDIVLAIRGLNLAKESDYAVLLDNKLGKKKYDGGYVHNGLLKAAGWVLDAECEVLRELVAKHPNYTLTFVGHSLGAGVAAMLTMVVVQNRDRLGNIDRKRVRCYAIAPARCMSLNLAVRYADVINSVVLQDDFLPRTATPLEDIFKSLFWYVLRTCVIMVFLLSIKGWKMFWHAKVYLHHLHPPPPLPPSCFRKNSMLGKDFIINWHAIKSLPCLLCLRCMRDTCIPEEKMLKDPRRLYAPGRLYHIVERKPFRMGRFPPVVRTAVPVDGRFEHIVLSCNATSDHAIIWIEKEAQRALDLMLEKDETIEAPAKQKMERQETLTRHNDEYKAALQRAKTLDVPHAYTPPSEYGTFNDEGEENSTRSQGESSNKSSVDESWDALIERHFDKDEHGHTVLKKE; encoded by the exons ATGTCAATCCTTTGTGGCCTTCCTCTTGTGGAATGCGTGTACTGTCTGGCTTGTGCGCGTTGGGCTTGGAAAAGATGTCTTCATACTGCAGGCCATGACAGTGAGAATTGGGGCTTTGCCACGGCAGAAGAATTTGAGCCTATACCTCGCCTTTGTCGCTACATTTTAGCTGTGTACGAGGATGATCTTCGCCACCCCCTTTGGGCACCTCCTGGTGGCTATGGAATTAGCCCTGATTTGTTACTTCTCAAAAAGACGTACGAAGATACCCGTGGTAGGGCGCCACCCTATGTACTGTATCTTGATCATGAGCATGAAGACATAGTTCTTGCCATCAGGGGTCTTAATTTGGCAAAGGAGAGTGATTATGCGGTTTTGTTGGACAATAAATTGGGGAAGAAAAAGTATGATGGGGGGTATGTTCACAATGGGTTGTTGAAAGCTGCGGGATGGGTTTTGGATGCGGAATGTGAAGTTTTGAGGGAGTTGGTGGCGAAGCATCCAAATTACACTCTGACTTTTGTTGGACATTCCCTTGGAGCGGGTGTAGCAGCTATGCTGACAATGGTGGTGGTGCAGAATCGAGATAGATTGGGAAATATTGATAGGAAGAGGGTCAGGTGTTACGCCATTGCACCTGCTAGGTGCATGTCGCTGAATTTGGCTGTCAGATATGCAGATGTCATCAACTCCGTTGTGCTGCAG GATGACTTCTTACCAAGGACAGCCACTCCATTGGAAGATATATTCAAGTCTCTTTTCTGGTATGTCTTAAGGACTTGTGTAATTATGGTATTCTTACTATCAATAAAAGGATGGAAGATGTTTTGGCATGCTAAAGTCTATTTACATCATTTACACCCACCCCCGCCTCTCCCCCCTTCCTGCTTTAGAAAAAACTCTATGCTTGGAAAAGACTTCATCATTAACTGGCATGCTATAAAAAG TTTGCCATGCCTATTGTGCTTGAGGTGCATGAGGGATACATGTATTCCAGAGGAGAAGATGCTGAAAGATCCAAGGAGACTCTATGCACCTGGTCGCCTTTATCACATTGTTGAGAGGAAGCCTTTTAG AATGGGAAGGTTCCCCCCAGTAGTGAGGACAGCAGTGCCAGTAGATGGAAGGTTTGAGCATATAGTCCTTTCTTGTAATGCCACATCTGATCATGCCATCATTTGGATAGAGAAAGAAGCCCAAAGGGCTCTGGAT TTGATGCTGGAGAAAGATGAAACCATTGAAGCCCCTGCCAAGCAAAAGATGGAGCGTCAGGAAACCCTAACCAGACACAATGACGAATATAAAGCAGCATTACAAAGGGCCAAAACATTAGATGTTCCACATGCTTATACACCGCCATCAGAGTATGGCACTTTCAATGATGAGGGAGAGGAGAACTCAACAAGATCTCAAGGCGAGTCTTCTAATAAAAGTTCAGTGGACGAAAGCTGGGATGCGTTGATTGAGCGTCATTTCGATAAGGATGAACATGGCCACACTGTGCTGAAGAAAGAATGA
- the LOC100776475 gene encoding uncharacterized protein isoform X3 codes for MSILCGLPLVECVYCLACARWAWKRCLHTAGHDSENWGFATAEEFEPIPRLCRYILAVYEDDLRHPLWAPPGGYGISPDLLLLKKTYEDTRGRAPPYVLYLDHEHEDIVLAIRGLNLAKESDYAVLLDNKLGKKKYDGGYVHNGLLKAAGWVLDAECEVLRELVAKHPNYTLTFVGHSLGAGVAAMLTMVVVQNRDRLGNIDRKRVRCYAIAPARCMSLNLAVRYADVINSVVLQDDFLPRTATPLEDIFKSLFCLPCLLCLRCMRDTCIPEEKMLKDPRRLYAPGRLYHIVERKPFRMGRFPPVVRTAVPVDGRFEHIVLSCNATSDHAIIWIEKEAQRALDLMLEKDETIEAPAKQKMERQETLTRHNDEYKAALQRAKTLDVPHAYTPPSEYGTFNDEGEENSTRSQGESSNKSSVDESWDALIERHFDKDEHGHTVLKKE; via the exons ATGTCAATCCTTTGTGGCCTTCCTCTTGTGGAATGCGTGTACTGTCTGGCTTGTGCGCGTTGGGCTTGGAAAAGATGTCTTCATACTGCAGGCCATGACAGTGAGAATTGGGGCTTTGCCACGGCAGAAGAATTTGAGCCTATACCTCGCCTTTGTCGCTACATTTTAGCTGTGTACGAGGATGATCTTCGCCACCCCCTTTGGGCACCTCCTGGTGGCTATGGAATTAGCCCTGATTTGTTACTTCTCAAAAAGACGTACGAAGATACCCGTGGTAGGGCGCCACCCTATGTACTGTATCTTGATCATGAGCATGAAGACATAGTTCTTGCCATCAGGGGTCTTAATTTGGCAAAGGAGAGTGATTATGCGGTTTTGTTGGACAATAAATTGGGGAAGAAAAAGTATGATGGGGGGTATGTTCACAATGGGTTGTTGAAAGCTGCGGGATGGGTTTTGGATGCGGAATGTGAAGTTTTGAGGGAGTTGGTGGCGAAGCATCCAAATTACACTCTGACTTTTGTTGGACATTCCCTTGGAGCGGGTGTAGCAGCTATGCTGACAATGGTGGTGGTGCAGAATCGAGATAGATTGGGAAATATTGATAGGAAGAGGGTCAGGTGTTACGCCATTGCACCTGCTAGGTGCATGTCGCTGAATTTGGCTGTCAGATATGCAGATGTCATCAACTCCGTTGTGCTGCAG GATGACTTCTTACCAAGGACAGCCACTCCATTGGAAGATATATTCAAGTCTCTTTTCTG TTTGCCATGCCTATTGTGCTTGAGGTGCATGAGGGATACATGTATTCCAGAGGAGAAGATGCTGAAAGATCCAAGGAGACTCTATGCACCTGGTCGCCTTTATCACATTGTTGAGAGGAAGCCTTTTAG AATGGGAAGGTTCCCCCCAGTAGTGAGGACAGCAGTGCCAGTAGATGGAAGGTTTGAGCATATAGTCCTTTCTTGTAATGCCACATCTGATCATGCCATCATTTGGATAGAGAAAGAAGCCCAAAGGGCTCTGGAT TTGATGCTGGAGAAAGATGAAACCATTGAAGCCCCTGCCAAGCAAAAGATGGAGCGTCAGGAAACCCTAACCAGACACAATGACGAATATAAAGCAGCATTACAAAGGGCCAAAACATTAGATGTTCCACATGCTTATACACCGCCATCAGAGTATGGCACTTTCAATGATGAGGGAGAGGAGAACTCAACAAGATCTCAAGGCGAGTCTTCTAATAAAAGTTCAGTGGACGAAAGCTGGGATGCGTTGATTGAGCGTCATTTCGATAAGGATGAACATGGCCACACTGTGCTGAAGAAAGAATGA
- the LOC100776475 gene encoding uncharacterized protein isoform X2 codes for MSILCGLPLVECVYCLACARWAWKRCLHTAGHDSENWGFATAEEFEPIPRLCRYILAVYEDDLRHPLWAPPGGYGISPDLLLLKKTYEDTRGRAPPYVLYLDHEHEDIVLAIRGLNLAKESDYAVLLDNKLGKKKYDGGYVHNGLLKAAGWVLDAECEVLRELVAKHPNYTLTFVGHSLGAGVAAMLTMVVVQNRDRLGNIDRKRVRCYAIAPARCMSLNLAVRYADVINSVVLQLTALYLDQDDFLPRTATPLEDIFKSLFCLPCLLCLRCMRDTCIPEEKMLKDPRRLYAPGRLYHIVERKPFRMGRFPPVVRTAVPVDGRFEHIVLSCNATSDHAIIWIEKEAQRALDLMLEKDETIEAPAKQKMERQETLTRHNDEYKAALQRAKTLDVPHAYTPPSEYGTFNDEGEENSTRSQGESSNKSSVDESWDALIERHFDKDEHGHTVLKKE; via the exons ATGTCAATCCTTTGTGGCCTTCCTCTTGTGGAATGCGTGTACTGTCTGGCTTGTGCGCGTTGGGCTTGGAAAAGATGTCTTCATACTGCAGGCCATGACAGTGAGAATTGGGGCTTTGCCACGGCAGAAGAATTTGAGCCTATACCTCGCCTTTGTCGCTACATTTTAGCTGTGTACGAGGATGATCTTCGCCACCCCCTTTGGGCACCTCCTGGTGGCTATGGAATTAGCCCTGATTTGTTACTTCTCAAAAAGACGTACGAAGATACCCGTGGTAGGGCGCCACCCTATGTACTGTATCTTGATCATGAGCATGAAGACATAGTTCTTGCCATCAGGGGTCTTAATTTGGCAAAGGAGAGTGATTATGCGGTTTTGTTGGACAATAAATTGGGGAAGAAAAAGTATGATGGGGGGTATGTTCACAATGGGTTGTTGAAAGCTGCGGGATGGGTTTTGGATGCGGAATGTGAAGTTTTGAGGGAGTTGGTGGCGAAGCATCCAAATTACACTCTGACTTTTGTTGGACATTCCCTTGGAGCGGGTGTAGCAGCTATGCTGACAATGGTGGTGGTGCAGAATCGAGATAGATTGGGAAATATTGATAGGAAGAGGGTCAGGTGTTACGCCATTGCACCTGCTAGGTGCATGTCGCTGAATTTGGCTGTCAGATATGCAGATGTCATCAACTCCGTTGTGCTGCAG ttgacCGCTCTTTACCTTGATCAGGATGACTTCTTACCAAGGACAGCCACTCCATTGGAAGATATATTCAAGTCTCTTTTCTG TTTGCCATGCCTATTGTGCTTGAGGTGCATGAGGGATACATGTATTCCAGAGGAGAAGATGCTGAAAGATCCAAGGAGACTCTATGCACCTGGTCGCCTTTATCACATTGTTGAGAGGAAGCCTTTTAG AATGGGAAGGTTCCCCCCAGTAGTGAGGACAGCAGTGCCAGTAGATGGAAGGTTTGAGCATATAGTCCTTTCTTGTAATGCCACATCTGATCATGCCATCATTTGGATAGAGAAAGAAGCCCAAAGGGCTCTGGAT TTGATGCTGGAGAAAGATGAAACCATTGAAGCCCCTGCCAAGCAAAAGATGGAGCGTCAGGAAACCCTAACCAGACACAATGACGAATATAAAGCAGCATTACAAAGGGCCAAAACATTAGATGTTCCACATGCTTATACACCGCCATCAGAGTATGGCACTTTCAATGATGAGGGAGAGGAGAACTCAACAAGATCTCAAGGCGAGTCTTCTAATAAAAGTTCAGTGGACGAAAGCTGGGATGCGTTGATTGAGCGTCATTTCGATAAGGATGAACATGGCCACACTGTGCTGAAGAAAGAATGA
- the LOC100775928 gene encoding probable prolyl 4-hydroxylase 12 isoform X1, producing MTSISLLHALFVFFFLIATSLTESSRKELRSKQETALQMLEHSIHYSNRINPSRVVQISWQPRVFLYKGFLSDKECDYLVSLAYAVKEKSSGNGGFSEGVETFLDIEDDILARIEERLSLWAFLPKEYSKPLQVMHYGPEPNGRNLDYFTNKTQLELSGPLMATIVLYLSNAATQGGQILFPESVPRSSSWSSCSNSSNILQPVKGNAILFFSLHPSASPDKNSFHARCPVLEGNMWSAIKYFYAKPISSGEVSAISDGGECTDEDDNCPAWAAMGECQRNPVFMIGSPDYYGTCRKSCNAC from the exons ATGACTTCTATCTCCCTTCTTCACGCCCTGTTCGTGTTCTTCTTCCTAATTGCCACTTCTCTTACGGAAAG CAGTAGGAAGGAATTAAGGAGCAAGCAGGAAACTGCATTACAAATGTTAGAGCACTCAATTCATTATTCCAACAGAATTAATCCATCACGTGTTGTCCAAATCTCCTGGCAACCAAG GGTTTTTCTGTACAAAGGGTTTTTGTCGGACAAGGAGTGTGACTACCTTGTTTCTTTG GCATATGCTGTGAAAGAAAAATCCTCAGGGAATGGTGGCTTTTCAGAGGGGGTTGAAACTTTCTTGGATATCGAA GATGATATTCTTGCAAGAATTGAAGAAAGACTTTCACTTTGGGCTTTCCTTCCTAAAG AGTACAGCAAGCCTTTGCAGGTCATGCATTATGGGCCTGAGCCGAATGGTCGGAACTTAGATTATTTTACAAACAAAACCCAATTAGAATTAAGTGGACCTTTAATGGCAACAATTGTTCTATATCTCTCAAATGCTGCTACTCAAGGGGGTCAAATTCTCTTTCCTGAATCAGTT CCCAGGAGTAGCAGCTGGTCAAGTTGTAGTAATAGCAGCAACATTCTCCAACCAGTAAAAGGGAATGCAATTctgtttttctctcttcaccCGAGTGCTTCTCCTGACAAGAATAGCTTCCATGCTAGATGCCCTGTCCTTGAGGGTAATATGTGGTCTGCAATTAAATACTTCTATGCAAAACCAATTAGTAGTGGCGAAGTCTCAGCCATTTCAGATGGTGGTGAATGCACTGATGAGGATGACAATTGTCCCGCTTGGGCAGCCATGGGAGAATGTCAAAGAAACCCTGTGTTCATGATTGGATCTCCTGATTATTATGGTACATGTAGGAAAAGTTGTAATGCATGCTGA